The genomic stretch GAGCACCAGCATGCCCACCAGCACGGCACCCTCGAGGGTGCTGATGCCCCCATCGAGGGCCATCAGCAGGGCAATCACGGAGAACCCGATCATGATCGGGATATCGGCCTTGATCAGCTGGACCTTGACCACCAGGGCCCCGAAGATGGCGGTCAGCCCGAGCACGAAGAGGATGTTCGCGATGTTGCTGCCGACCACGTTGCCCAGCGCCAGACCGGGCGAGCCGCTCAGCGCCGCTCCGGTGCTCACCGCAAGCTCCGGAGCCGATGTCGCCGAGGACACCACGGTGAGCCCGATGATCAGCGAGGACAGGCCGAGCGTGCGACCCAGCGACGCGGCGCCCCGAACCAGGGCCTCACCGCCGCCGACGAGCAGCAGGAAACCGCCGAGGAGCAGGAGAAGAGTCATGATGGTCACTGGTGCAACTCTACAATGGGTAGGTTCCGTGACCGCCGTCGCAGAACGCCTTCACCACGACGTCAACGAGGAGACCATCCAGTGGCACTTGAATCAGAGCTCGTGATTCCGCACAGCGCGCAGGACATCATCGAGGCCTACGCGGACCGCGACTTCAACGAGCACCTCTCCAAGAAGGTCGGTGCCTCGCTGCGCAGCTTCGAGGTCGTCGGACCGCTGGACGGACCGTTCGAGATCGTCACCGAGCAGTCCATGTCCGCGGAGAAGCTTCCGGACGTCGCCAAGAAGGTCATCAAGGGCGAGGTCACCGTGCATGTGACCCACTCCTGGGGCGCCCCGGACGCTGCCGGCTCCCGCCGGGCGGACACCGCGGTGAAGATCGCTTCGGCCCCGGTGACCGCCCAGGCGGCGCAGAACCTGCACGTCCGTGGGGCCGAGGAGACGCTCTCCACGGTGCGCGGCGAGGTGAATGTGAACATCCCCATCGTCGGGAAGAAGATCAAGACGGCCGCCGAGCCCTATATGCGCAAGTTCGTGGACCTGCAGGCCCGCGAGGTCAGCGCCTGGATCTCCCGTCGCGGCTGACCCAGAGGTCTGGACCTCGTAGTGCTCGACGACGGAGGGGGCCGCATGGACCGCGGGATGCGACCCCGGGCTCATGCGGCCCGCTTCCCGGGGTGCTCCTCGACTGCTCCGGCCCCTGCTCTCCCGGCAGAGGCCGCAGGCCCTGCTGCCTGGCCGGGACCGGCCCTGGGCCCCCTGGTGTTCAGGTAGATCATCACGAAGAGCACTGGCACGAAGACCAGTGAGAGCAGCGTGAAGAAGGACCAGATCAGGTTCCAGAAATAGAGCCCGTCAAACATCACGCCCCCTGGCTGATGCATGCGCCTCAGTAGGGGCGCACGTTGAGTCGATTCTCGATCGCGACGACGTCAGGAGAGGACCAGGTGACCGCGTCTGCCTGGGCCCGCTGCGTCAGAGACTTCACATACCCGGTGAGGATGACCGTGTTCCCCCGCACCGAGACGCTGATCCGGCTCGCATCGATCTGCGGATTGCGGAACAAGGCGCTGCGGATCGTCTCCGCCGCGTCATCGGCCGCCGGACGGGGAATCAGCGTGATCTCGTTGCGGACGGTGTGCACGCCGCGGATGTTCTCCACGGCCCGTTCCGCCGCCTCACGCTGGAAATGCCAGTCCACCTGACCGGTGAGCGTGATGCATCCCGCCTCCACCCGGCAGCGGACCGAGCCTGGAATGTTGGCAGACCAGGTCAGGATCCGCTCAGCGACGCCAGCGATGTCGGGGTCGGTGACCCACCTGGCTGAGCGTGGTGTGACCTCCAGGCGGTTGAACACCGCCACGACGCCGTGGACCCGGCGCATGGCACGCTCGGCGGCCAGGTACTCGAAGTGATCCCGGACCTCTCCGGTAAGGGTGACGATTCCAGCCTCCACCTCGACTCGTATCTCCGAGGCATCCACCTGCGGCGTCCATTCGAGTTCGGCAAGAACCAAGGAATGGATCTTGGTGTCGGATCGGGTGCGTGTAGCAATGATCACAGCAGAATTCCCTTCTCGCGGGTCGCGGGCTGGACTCAGCCTCCCTGAACCTCCACTATCCGTGTAGGGCCAGAGGTCCTATCAGACACGCTCCAGGCTCGCCAGAGACCTGGCCTATTGTGGAGAAGCCGCCCGGGACGGGAGCCTCCCCATGTGGGGGGCCTTCTGATGCCTGCAGCCGATCCAGCGGTGCTGGTCGCCGATTCACCGATCCTCCTGGGATGGGATCGGGACGTGCCACCGGGCCCGGGTTCCGCCGCCCCGCCTCGGTGTGAGCTCGAAGTCGCCGCCGCGAGCCCGCGCCCTGGCACTGAGATTCGCGGTTCCGCTGGCCGCCTCGTCGCAGCGGCCGGGGCCCACGCCGTCGTCCTCCACCGTGACCGAGACCTCCCGGGCTGCGGCGAGAATCTCGATCGCGATGTTCGTCGCCTTGGCGTGGCGGGTCACGTTGGCGAGGGATTCGCGCAGCACCGCCATCACGTCATCAGCCAGGTCTGCGGTGATGGCGGCATCCACCGGGCCGACCAAGCTCACCCGGGGAGCCTGAGCGAGCCCGGTGGAGAGCTCCGTGACGACGTCGAGCAACCGGTGCTGAACTGTCCTGGTGGTGTCTCGGGTGCGAAGCGTGAAGATCGCGCTGCGGATGTCTTCGATCGCGGCGTCGATCTCCGCCACGTGTCGGTCGATGGTCGCTGCATGACGCGGGTGGGCTGAGGCAAAGGCCTGAAGTCCGAGTCCGGTGGCGAAGAGCCGCTGGATCACATGGTCGTGGAGGTCGCGCGCTGTGCGAGCGCGATCTTCGATCATGCTGAGCCGCTGCCGATCAACCCGGGCCCAGGAGAGCGCGACGGCGAGGCCTGCCTGGGTCGCGAAGTCGGCAAGCAGCGCAAGGTCGGCAGCCCCGAATGCCGGCCTGGCCTCGTCCCGGGTGGCGCAGAGAGCCCCGATCCGGTCGCCGGAGACCACCAGCGGGACAGCGATCACCGAGGAACTCGGAACGAGGTCCCCGAACGGTGGGGCATCGGTGCCATCGGGAGGTGAGATGCTCGCCTCACCCTCCATGGCGCGGGAGACCGCGCAGTCCACCCAGGGCAGGACGTCGCCTTCGATGCGTGAGGCCCCGGAACCACGAGCTGTGTCGATGCGCAGCTCCTGCCCTGCCCCATGGGAGGTCACGATGCCCGCGAAATCTGCCTCGGTCAGTGTCATGACCCCTTGGGCCAGGACCCCGAAGACGTCGATGGTCTCGGAGGCCAGCAGCGCCGAGGTGAGATCCCCCAGGACCACGCTGAGCTGCTGGGCGCGCCGGGTCTCCTCGTAGAGCCGGGCGTTGCTGATCGCCGTCGCGGCCGCTGCCGCCAGAGCGGTGACCAGTTCCTCGTCCTCTGCGGTGAACGGCCCATCGGCTCGGTTGGTGAGGTAGAGGTTGCCGTAGGCCTCACCTCCGATCGTGATCGGGACCCCCAAGAAGCTGCTCATCGGCGGATGGTGAGCGGGGAAGCCTACGGACCGCGGGTCGGCAGTGAGGTCATCCAGCCGGATCGGCTGCTGTTTCTCTATGACTGCGCCCAGGACGCCGAGCCCGCGCGGCAGGTCTCCGATCTTCGCGGCCTGCTGGGTCGGCACCCCCACGTGGATGAATCGTTCAAGACTCCCGTCCGCGGAGAGGACACCCAATGCGGCGAACTCCGCGTCCGCCACTCTCCGGGCCTCCTCGGCGATGCGCCGCAGCACCCGCTCCAGGTCCAGATCGCTGACCACCACGTTGCTGGCATCCAGCAGGGTCTGGAGCCGTTGCTGAGAGCTGAGCACCCGGAGGGTCCTCGCGAGGGATTCCCCCACCTCGCCGGTGAATCTGAACTCGTACGGCGGCAGGTCAGCAACACGCAGTTCCTCGGAATCCATAACCATCCTCGCGCCAAGAACTGACCCCATTTTAGGCATTCGTCCAGGAAAGGGAACCCCTTCGGGGCCGGTACAGCACGGCATGTCAGGAGCAGGCTGCGGCGCGAGGAAGGCGCGCCCCGAAAAGTCGGTATCCCCGAGAAGGTGCAGTCCGGCAGGAGGTTCGGTGGCGGCGGCGAGATCCATCCACCAGCCAGTTCAGTGCACCGCGTTCTGAGCGGCGGGCAGCCCCTCGGAGACCAGCAGCTCCACGGCGTCCGCGAGCCGGGAGATGAAGATGCCCAGCTCCTTCTGTTCGGCGGCGCTGAACTTCTGCAGCACGTAGTCGGCGCTGTCCATGCGGCCGGGGGGCCTGCCGACTCCGGCGCGCACCCGCAGGTAGTCCCGGTCACCGCCGAGGTGGGAGGTGATGGACTTCAGCCCGTTATGCCCGCCCTCGGATCCGCCGCGCTTGAGCTTCACACGTCCGAAGTCCAGATCGAGCTCGTCGTGGACCACGACCAGGCTCTGTGTGGGCACGGAGAAGTAGTCCATCAGCCCTCGCACGGGCTTGCCGGA from Nesterenkonia sandarakina encodes the following:
- a CDS encoding DUF2505 family protein, which translates into the protein MALESELVIPHSAQDIIEAYADRDFNEHLSKKVGASLRSFEVVGPLDGPFEIVTEQSMSAEKLPDVAKKVIKGEVTVHVTHSWGAPDAAGSRRADTAVKIASAPVTAQAAQNLHVRGAEETLSTVRGEVNVNIPIVGKKIKTAAEPYMRKFVDLQAREVSAWISRRG
- the pth gene encoding aminoacyl-tRNA hydrolase; this translates as MASETWLIAGLGNPGSRYRHTRHNIGHMVLDELLERMDAKYTRTKFGAKAVTARLGAGGPKVVFAVSEGYMNLSGKPVRGLMDYFSVPTQSLVVVHDELDLDFGRVKLKRGGSEGGHNGLKSITSHLGGDRDYLRVRAGVGRPPGRMDSADYVLQKFSAAEQKELGIFISRLADAVELLVSEGLPAAQNAVH
- a CDS encoding GAF domain-containing protein, translated to MDSEELRVADLPPYEFRFTGEVGESLARTLRVLSSQQRLQTLLDASNVVVSDLDLERVLRRIAEEARRVADAEFAALGVLSADGSLERFIHVGVPTQQAAKIGDLPRGLGVLGAVIEKQQPIRLDDLTADPRSVGFPAHHPPMSSFLGVPITIGGEAYGNLYLTNRADGPFTAEDEELVTALAAAAATAISNARLYEETRRAQQLSVVLGDLTSALLASETIDVFGVLAQGVMTLTEADFAGIVTSHGAGQELRIDTARGSGASRIEGDVLPWVDCAVSRAMEGEASISPPDGTDAPPFGDLVPSSSVIAVPLVVSGDRIGALCATRDEARPAFGAADLALLADFATQAGLAVALSWARVDRQRLSMIEDRARTARDLHDHVIQRLFATGLGLQAFASAHPRHAATIDRHVAEIDAAIEDIRSAIFTLRTRDTTRTVQHRLLDVVTELSTGLAQAPRVSLVGPVDAAITADLADDVMAVLRESLANVTRHAKATNIAIEILAAAREVSVTVEDDGVGPGRCDEAASGTANLSARARARGGDFELTPRRGGGTRARWHVPIPSQEDR
- a CDS encoding BON domain-containing protein produces the protein MIIATRTRSDTKIHSLVLAELEWTPQVDASEIRVEVEAGIVTLTGEVRDHFEYLAAERAMRRVHGVVAVFNRLEVTPRSARWVTDPDIAGVAERILTWSANIPGSVRCRVEAGCITLTGQVDWHFQREAAERAVENIRGVHTVRNEITLIPRPAADDAAETIRSALFRNPQIDASRISVSVRGNTVILTGYVKSLTQRAQADAVTWSSPDVVAIENRLNVRPY